The following is a genomic window from Oryzias latipes chromosome 12, ASM223467v1.
TCCGTTCATTACATTCATTGAGCTTTTTTAAGTcattatttcaaacatttttattatatgtgatctataaaaaacacaaaatacctCTGAAAGTTGAAATGTCACATGAGACCAAtcaaaaaggatgtttttagcccaaatcacaGGCTTCTAAAAAAACTATGCCGTACACTCAGAACTTGGAGGGGCCTCTTTTTTGCCTGAACTGCTTCATCAATAGGAATGGAGGCGATCAGCCTGTCGCACAGGGTAGGTGTTCTGAAACTCTAGGTTTTATTGATAGTTTCTTCATCTGCattgttgggctttttttttctatattagattcaggtccagcCATTCTCTGGTCAGTCAAACATTATGGTCATTGATCATCTTCTGGTAACTTTGTAGGCATatacaatcaatcaatcaatttattatttgtatagcacttattTAAGCAGAAGTAACCAAAGTGCTTAATTTTTATATGCTTAATGCTTATACGGGAGTATTAATTTAGCATCTCTATCCAGCttgccagcagagggcagcataGAGTGCTGCTGAACTTCCTGGTAAATTGCTGCACGGAATGTGGACTCCGGGAAACACAGTGGACCAACCGCAGAAGATGACATATAACCCCAAATCGCCACTGACTGTAGAAATCTACACTAGCATGAAAGCCATGTGGAAGTGATGCCTCTCTACTCTTCCTCCATAATATAATTTCCAATTCGAaagcagcatttcttttttagaagAGGACTTTGGACCATTGAGCAACAGTTCAGTTGCTTTTCTGACCCTATTTCCAACACTTTTTTGAGTATATATGCAGGAAACTACCAGCTTTGTTAGTAATGACCTGAGTGGCTTTCCTTCCATCATGTGAAGATTGTTGAAGACTATCCTGGACACCAGTCAAGTCAGCAATCTGCCATACTAGTAATTAGTGTTGTTTTCTGACCCAAACGGAGACCACTAGCTCAGGAAACCTGTTTTCAGCTTGCGACACTAACTTTGATTACACGTTTTCTGATACACTAAATGACAATTACAAAGTGTAATAATTCTAAATAAGAGTTTCACTTTATGAAATTACTGGCAATGACTTTTTGACGAATTTCTCAATACTTAATTTACCTATGCATTAGTTTGGAAACATTCTTTTCGTCACATTGAACAAAGAACgcctaaaatttcagttttattaAATGTAAGCTAGCTCCAGTAGCACGATAGGTTGAGATGGCCCTCTTCAAAACACTGgtgctttatttaaccttttcttttcaaacattaCCAACTATCTAACTAGCTATTCTATGTAATCGATGTGAAAGAACTCACCATTTACAACTTCAATTCACCTCGTTGGCTAAATCAGCTAGTTTTGATTAATCAGAGTTGGTAGTTTGTTTCGTTACTTCCATTTTCAGATGTGTAATATTAAACCCTGAATTTTGTCTCAGGCAGAGTGTGTCTTAACACGTTTGAGAGACTAGAATCTATGGCAAAGTCATAGGCCACATTTCTCCATACATGTGTAGTTATTCAATATATATTCAAGTGTattctaattttatttgtacaaaattacagttttcaaagtcttttttttgtccgCAAACTATTTCTGCCTGAAGTATAAAAAATAGGGCGAAATATCCCAAGTCAAATTCTTGATCTATCGGTGAGTCTAGGAGACACATGCCATGTTACAAGAAACTGTTGCCATCTGCTGGTCAAAttgtgtaaacaaacaaaatgatggGAATCCTACATTTAAATGATCAAGAACTTGATATTACCTTGCTATACAACTAACACTTATTTAACATAAATGTACATAGGTACTTAAGATAAGAATTCATATAAAATGGCTAaatgttcaaacaaacaaaaatgtgttggtGTTTTTTGCTACAAGAACCATTAAAAGACATGGCACATTTAAAACTGTGCTGAGGTTTAACAGAATTAGAATGGGAGGTAATTACTTTTTAAAGGTATTCGGTGCATGcgttttttaatcttcttttaaGCAAAATCTGTAGAAGTAAATTAAAAGACGGACGGAcgaacagacagacagaatttCTATGTCACAGCAGTAAAAGGCTAGATACACTCTCATCGTCCAAAAAAATAAGTGAAAATGGTGGTCAAGACTGTAGTACTGCAAAACTGTGAAAATCAGAAAGAGTATTAAATCTTTATCATCCACTATTCATAATACTGCACTGGCTctaacattaaagaaaaatatcgcACCAAAAAATACTGCATATGTAGTGTACATTGTGTAGATTACAATACAgcattaaatgtaattttttttaaaagtcgtGCTAAATTAAAACCCTGTAATTCTTCTGATATTGCTTTTGCATATGAAGAAAAGTGCTCAAAACtctcaaataaatatttgactttCCCTGGAAAAGTCTGCGAGTTAGTTTAAACAACATCACCTATGAAAGTCCAgggaaatattgttttaaacacTCAGTTTAATTTCTCTTTGGCTACTGCAAAGCTTCTGTACGCTATTTTCAGGTTAGATGGCCTTTCTGATTCTTATTCAAGACAGCAAAGGAATGTCTTCAAAGTAACCAACATTCTAGTGGGttgaaatttgaacaaaaatttTCACAATTTTGTCATGCTTGTCAAAAGTAATAatgaaaattaaactcaaatatgtatttgctgttccaacTCACTGCTGCACCAGTGGCATTGGTCAGGAATGTAGGATTATTTTTGGGAGattctttacctttttttttccaaacatttctgTCTCACACAGGTAGTGTGTGAGAAGTTATAACTAGTTAATTTATTTACCCAAGTTTTTACATGTAAGCCTGTTCAATTGTTAAtcttaaatttaatattaatcaatttaaaatgtcgCTATTTTACAATAGGTTActtgtgtgtttgtaaaaacGTGAGTCTGTCtggtttactttatttatttaaatgtttataatatatttttcaatgtcATTCAGGAATTCAGACATAAAACTTAATTCCACCAATCCTGTTTTCACAATTCCTTTCTGATATGTACCTGACTGCAGGTGGAaactaaaacacttttaaacacGGACCCTTATTTACAATATATTTGTCAACAATCATCACAAAGTTGTAAAGAATACACAAAACATCTTGGCGAAACAAAACCTCACAATGAAAAATTGTGTAACTTATGGGGGAATTTACTCGAACTCGGCGGAACGTTGAGACCTTGTCACGTGATAAGAAAGACAACCACGTGACCTATGCGTCATCCCTTAAAACCGGACCTGACTGGGACAGTTGGAACAGAGTGTTGTTATTGTTGGGAATGTTGTCATAACGGCGCGCCGCATCATTAACCCCACTCCGAATTTGTTCCTTCGGCTTTCCTCACCAGTATTCATATCACAGAGCCGTTAgggaataattaaaataaaaagggccGGACTGCATCTCCCTCCATAAACGCAGGTCCAACGGAAGCTGTACTAGCAAGCCAGAGATACTTACTTAGCAGTTATGGAGTGGCCGGGCCACGGCGCCTCACTTCGCCCCAACAGAGAGTCCGGCTGTGATCACGTTTCCACGGCCAGATCGTGTAGCGGAGGCTGTCCTCACCAACAGGTAATTGTTCAAACGTACTGTGTTTGCTGTATAGAATACTTTACACAGTGAAACGTGCATGCTAACTAGCTAACTGTTTCGCTTAAGTAAGCCTTACTCAAAGTTCACCGCTCTATGCATAGTTGTTGTGTTTTCAGCTTTATACAttagatttttattattaagtCTTAAATATTAtgagaaatgttttgtttttaataaaaattggtTTGACGCCACATAAAGTTAGCTTAAGATTAGTTTATTCGACTGTGAAGGTGTTTTCTAGTTAGCTAGCTAAGCTAGCAGCcatttatttagcattttattaaATCTCTGAAGAGCAGGCCTAAAACAAGTAAttggttttaatttttcttttaaaatatatatatttggggGTATTTTGGTTCAATTGAAGGTCCAGTGTCCCCATTACTGTCTTCTGTGACTTCAGTGGTCATGGTGAAGACTATCATCTCCTTACATGGCTGAAACTGtagatttaacaaaataaaagcctattGCAGCCCTTTAATTCAGTATGTTCCAAACATACATAAATAACATCTCTAATACTAGTTACACTGCAGTGTCAGTTGTACATTTGCActtataattttaaatatttccctTTTATCAGCGATCTGTTTTGTCGGTCACCTTTAAAACGTCATGTCCTTCTGACATGTCCTTCCATGGAAATCTCCCCACAGGCCCCCTCCCCACACCTCTGTGACGGTGCCATGGCGTCGCTGTGTCAGAGCCAGGAGCACTGTGTGAAGGCCTCCATCTTTTCCAGTTGGAGATTGGCAGAAGCGCAGGACCAGTTATGTTCTTTAGGGGTCCACAGCTCTGAGTCCATGGAACAAGAGCGAGCAAGAACCATGGTTTGCCCCACAGAACTCTCACAAAATGAGGAGGAGTGGCGTCGCAAGGAGCAAATGCTGGGGGGTCAGGAACCTAGTTATAGTCCTGTGCTGAGTGCTACAGGAAGCTGGGATGTTTTCGACAAGGTAGAGTTAAAATGAATTGAGCTTAACACCAAGTATGATGCTTCACATGacatctttttaattttattgtcaCACAATTATATACATGTTCACTTACTATTTATATTTTCCAGAGTATTATCAATATTCCATCTCAGACTGTAGAAATGGATCAGGACAAGTGCAAAACATTTCTACAGAAGTATGAACAAGAGCTCAGGCATTTTGGTAAGTTACACACCACATCATTTCCATAAAGTATTAGATTTATCTTTCCCTGCAGACGATCTAATCTGATGATGATGTATAGGTGTCTTCTTTTTATAGGGTTGCAGTTAGAACTACTGAACCCAAAAAGTTAGAACTTTCTTTTCTTAACTTTTGGTCTAGTCATGTATAAAGAATGTTAGTCACCATGTAAAAATACATTCCTTTTGTGAAGAAATGCTGTAAAACTTGTAAATGTGCATTCATTTGTTCAAAAAATATTTGCTACTTGCAGCATGTAATATATatctaattttaaaaacatttttaaacttctgaTAGGcccaaaacagactttttttccaaatgtataAGGATGCGTGGGTATTTCCCCACAGACCTACTGTCCAATCGGTTTAGTCTTAAGCTTgttacagatttttaaaattagttttagTTTAACTTGAAAatataacagtaataaaatcaTGTacgttttttacttttcaaaatggcTTTAAAAATCGGAAATGCTGACgtattttaagtttattttaagtttttaaaagtttttttttttttttttttttttaccaggatATTCAAAAAATGGCTAAATTAACGTTTTATgaatggggggaaaaatgaaatttttcaGTTCTTCAAAGCTGCTGTAACCCATGCGGTTCTTTAAAGACTTAAATGGTGTTTCCAGGTATGTTACGGCGATGGGACGACAGCCAGCGATTTCTGTCAGACATGCCGCAGCTCATCTGTGAGGAAACGGCCAACTTCCTTATTCTGTGGTGCATCAGACTTCAGCAGGAAGGGGTCTGTGCTGCAGAAACTACACCAAGTTGATTCAATCTCTCTGTTCTGGCCTTAAACTAGCTACATGCATAGCAAGagttccggttccgggttacacagcatcttatgatttttaattctgtctgataaaaaccgggaaccggatattgataaatcatgtaataaaatggttaaagtataacggggtgggattatataaattcgcttccttccactccctttcaagcaatatttattaatatgtctaattgtcctaagtttgattagttactgtatgaatgtataactgatgattatattgctgttgtgtattatttctacttaattgcttgaaataaaccatttcaaatcaaattcaaatcaaagaGGAACAACGTTACAGTTCAACTTAACTAATTATCTGCAAGAACAAAAATTGCTGCTTTAATTTCTTGCACTAATTATTTAACGGGTCATCTAAAGAAAAGCATTTGTTCATTATTATTTAGGAAGGCACCTCAGGAGTTGAGATATGAGTTTTTCATTAGAGTCCTAATCTGATCAGAGATAAATTTCATTGCTTCTTTTAACA
Proteins encoded in this region:
- the cdc37l1 gene encoding hsp90 co-chaperone Cdc37-like 1 isoform X2; amino-acid sequence: MEWPGHGASLRPNRESGCDHVSTARSCSGGCPHQQAPSPHLCDGAMASLCQSQEHCVKASIFSSWRLAEAQDQLCSLGVHSSESMEQERARTMVCPTELSQNEEEWRRKEQMLGGQEPSYSPVLSATGSWDVFDKSIINIPSQTVEMDQDKCKTFLQKYEQELRHFGMLRRWDDSQRFLSDMPQLICEETANFLILWCIRLQQEGKEALMEQVAHQAVVMQFILEMASNSQQDPRGCFRQFFHKAKDGQDVYLEVFHTELEAFTQRVRDYKVKSRNDGSSTEQTNTSQNHRVDFKEPNAFSPQVAEYNRKHCLEAGLWTNTGRWTKEESTEAEDTRMMEIS
- the cdc37l1 gene encoding hsp90 co-chaperone Cdc37-like 1 isoform X1: MEWPGHGASLRPNRESGCDHVSTARSCSGGCPHQQAPSPHLCDGAMASLCQSQEHCVKASIFSSWRLAEAQDQLCSLGVHSSESMEQERARTMVCPTELSQNEEEWRRKEQMLGGQEPSYSPVLSATGSWDVFDKSIINIPSQTVEMDQDKCKTFLQKYEQELRHFGMLRRWDDSQRFLSDMPQLICEETANFLILWCIRLQQEGKEALMEQVAHQAVVMQFILEMASNSQQDPRGCFRQFFHKAKDGQDVYLEVFHTELEAFTQRVRDYKVKSRNDGSSTEQTNTSQNHRVDFKEPNAFSPQQVAEYNRKHCLEAGLWTNTGRWTKEESTEAEDTRMMEIS